In one window of Gudongella oleilytica DNA:
- a CDS encoding YibE/F family protein, which translates to MVIFKRKEVIFIAVLLIVLFLLALLPTGFQKQEYKYTEGVKARVISVNDAGIYTSGIFKMGDQSAQIEILSGTRRGELVQANNMLTGRLSEDKIFQAGDTAWVLIGFDESGNINFANMIDHFRVDKEILLVVVFALVLILFSGYTGIRTLLSFAFAILSIWKILIPSMLNGANPLLTALLIGNVLTIVTLLLVAGFSKKAYAAIISSVTSSLATCLLAIFFGNIFNIHGAVMEGSESLLYSGFLGLDLTSIFQAGIYLASSGAILDLAIDISSALEEIVIYQPKITRKALLLSGINIGRSVVGSQTTTLLLAYMGSYITIMMVYMAQGTPLMNILNSKPIAAEILHTFVGCIGLVLVSPLTSFVSAIMFEDKIKRIA; encoded by the coding sequence ATGGTAATATTTAAGAGGAAAGAAGTTATATTTATAGCTGTTCTGCTAATAGTATTGTTCCTTCTGGCGCTTCTCCCCACAGGATTCCAAAAGCAGGAATACAAATATACTGAAGGTGTTAAAGCCAGGGTTATCTCAGTTAATGATGCCGGGATATATACCTCAGGAATATTCAAGATGGGCGATCAGAGTGCTCAGATTGAAATATTGTCAGGCACAAGAAGAGGTGAGCTCGTTCAGGCAAACAACATGCTGACTGGTAGATTATCAGAGGACAAAATATTCCAGGCTGGCGACACGGCATGGGTTCTAATTGGATTCGATGAGTCAGGCAATATCAACTTTGCAAATATGATCGATCATTTCAGGGTAGACAAGGAGATTTTACTTGTGGTTGTATTTGCATTAGTATTAATTTTATTCTCGGGCTATACAGGCATACGAACTCTGCTTTCATTCGCCTTTGCCATTCTCAGTATTTGGAAAATTTTGATTCCCTCCATGCTAAACGGTGCTAATCCTCTTCTTACTGCGCTATTAATTGGTAATGTACTTACAATAGTGACCCTGCTTCTTGTGGCAGGATTTTCAAAAAAAGCCTATGCTGCAATCATTAGCTCAGTTACAAGCTCACTTGCAACTTGCCTTTTAGCAATATTTTTTGGGAATATATTCAACATACATGGAGCTGTGATGGAAGGATCCGAATCCCTTTTGTATTCCGGATTTCTCGGGCTGGACCTGACTTCTATCTTTCAGGCAGGTATATATCTTGCAAGCTCTGGAGCAATACTTGATTTAGCGATCGATATATCCTCAGCCCTTGAAGAAATAGTCATTTATCAGCCCAAAATTACTAGGAAAGCTCTTTTGTTGTCAGGCATCAACATTGGCAGATCAGTTGTAGGTAGTCAGACTACAACGCTTCTTTTAGCTTACATGGGCAGCTACATAACCATCATGATGGTTTATATGGCCCAAGGGACACCGCTTATGAACATACTTAACTCCAAGCCGATTGCTGCGGAAATACTCCACACATTTGTTGGGTGTATCGGCCTGGTCCTTGTTTCTCCCTTGACGTCCTTTGTAAGTGCAATAATGTTTGAGGATAAAATAAAGAGGATTGCATAA
- a CDS encoding alkaline phosphatase — MLKKLLSSVLILAMIITFTAGCTATPQANSALVQTAAVAGTLVTQRAPKYIFMFIGDGMSAVQVNSAQIFGGNNEHNNMSLDEMNFQEFEAVGYQTTHDATSFAPDSASTATALSSGFKTWSGTLGLKPVGVVSGNKPVNVDPDDVPMTIAERLKKEKGMKIGIISTVTINHATPAAYYAHVPSRNDYYDIAMQMADSGFDYFGGGTISQPTGKDNDKPDAYGILKEKGYNIVNTKEDILALNNKSGKVYAVTPKVQDGGAMPYAIDTEAGDLTLADFVEKGIDVLYNTNKGFFMMTESGKIDWAGHANDAMANIGDVIAFEDAIQVAIDFAKKHPKDTLIIVTGDHETGGMTIGQATTGYDTAFDILKNQKMSYVEFDKLIGDMIKKDTDVFTFDEVMPVITENFGLVNLVDGDINDKKAEKSTYMTLELSDYEVSRLEDALEETLKEGSTEKSFEETSLIYGGYTPLSVTLTHILNSKAGIGWTSYSHTGVPVPVYATGVNAHLFNGAYDNTEIYDKLVQITKLK; from the coding sequence ATGTTGAAAAAACTGTTGTCATCAGTACTAATTCTGGCAATGATCATCACCTTTACGGCAGGCTGCACAGCAACACCACAGGCAAACAGTGCACTTGTTCAAACTGCAGCAGTAGCAGGCACACTTGTTACACAAAGAGCTCCCAAGTACATATTTATGTTCATTGGTGATGGGATGTCTGCAGTACAGGTAAATTCAGCTCAAATTTTCGGCGGAAACAACGAACACAATAACATGTCTCTTGATGAGATGAACTTCCAGGAATTTGAAGCAGTTGGATATCAAACCACTCACGATGCAACATCCTTTGCACCTGATTCTGCTTCCACAGCAACTGCCCTTTCATCTGGTTTTAAAACCTGGAGTGGAACATTAGGCCTTAAGCCAGTTGGAGTTGTATCAGGAAACAAACCTGTAAATGTTGACCCGGATGATGTTCCAATGACCATTGCAGAGAGATTAAAGAAGGAAAAAGGCATGAAGATAGGTATCATTTCCACTGTTACGATCAATCATGCAACACCTGCAGCATATTACGCGCATGTTCCCTCAAGAAATGACTACTATGACATAGCTATGCAAATGGCAGATTCTGGCTTTGACTACTTTGGTGGCGGAACAATAAGCCAGCCAACTGGTAAGGATAATGATAAACCGGATGCTTATGGTATTCTTAAGGAGAAAGGCTATAATATAGTAAATACCAAGGAGGATATCCTTGCACTGAACAATAAGTCAGGTAAGGTTTATGCGGTAACACCAAAGGTTCAGGATGGAGGAGCAATGCCTTATGCTATCGACACAGAGGCTGGAGATCTGACACTGGCAGATTTCGTTGAGAAGGGCATAGATGTTTTATACAATACTAATAAAGGCTTCTTTATGATGACTGAGTCAGGGAAAATTGACTGGGCAGGGCATGCCAACGATGCAATGGCAAACATCGGGGATGTTATAGCGTTTGAGGATGCAATTCAAGTAGCTATCGACTTTGCAAAAAAACATCCAAAGGATACCCTGATAATCGTTACTGGAGATCATGAAACAGGTGGAATGACTATTGGCCAGGCAACCACAGGGTATGATACTGCCTTTGATATACTAAAAAACCAAAAAATGTCTTATGTTGAATTCGATAAATTGATTGGTGATATGATAAAAAAAGATACTGATGTGTTCACTTTTGATGAAGTCATGCCTGTAATAACAGAAAACTTTGGTTTGGTTAATTTAGTCGACGGAGATATCAATGATAAGAAGGCTGAAAAATCAACCTATATGACTCTAGAGCTTTCAGACTATGAAGTGTCAAGACTTGAGGATGCATTGGAAGAAACTCTGAAGGAAGGATCCACTGAAAAGAGTTTTGAAGAAACCTCGCTGATATACGGCGGATATACTCCGCTATCTGTTACATTGACTCATATTCTTAACAGTAAGGCTGGTATTGGTTGGACTTCATATTCTCACACCGGAGTTCCTGTACCGGTTTATGCTACTGGTGTCAATGCCCATCTGTTCAATGGTGCTTATGACAATACTGAAATTTACGATAAGCTCGTGCAAATAACAAAATTAAAGTAA